In Leopardus geoffroyi isolate Oge1 chromosome D1, O.geoffroyi_Oge1_pat1.0, whole genome shotgun sequence, the genomic stretch cttttttacgaGAGTGAGGTTATGTCAAGTGGGGAAAACTCTAAACTGGGGGTTGGCAGAGTCTAGTGTAGCTCCACATTGATGACCGCCCCGCTGTGTGCCTTGGAAAAGTCACATTCACTCTGCTGGCATCAGTTTCCTCCTCCTACAAAGAGGTTCCGATGATTCCAGCCCCACAGGACCCGGCcacgctcccccctcctccctgctcctgcaTCCCCGCCTCGCTCTGCTCCAGACACGCTGGCCTCTGCTCTGTGCAGTCACGTCACACTgtgccctgccccagggcctttgccttTGCGGTCCTCGCTGCCCTGTCCTCCTCGTCCACTTGTAGTGCATCACTGTATTCGCTGCATTTTTCCATCGGTTACATCCCTCTTTGAAGGTGTAGAGCTTGTTCTCTCGTTTCTCGTGTGTCACTCTCCTGAGAATATAAGCTCCACAAACGCAGGGCAGAGTCTTTGTATCATTAACCTTCATTTCCCGAATGCTTAGAACCGTGTTGCAATACAGTGGGTACCCAACAAATAATTCCACATCGGCGGATAAtggtcaaaagaagaaaaaagatttattgtAAGAACTCTAGATCTTTTTGTGAACACGGCAGTGTTGTCTCTAATCTAATCCTGTGGAACTAGGTGCATCTTACCATGGATGCATCACTTTCTTGTagattttctctcctcctcccccttcactGCACTGATGTGTCTTGTAGTTGATTCAGTCTTCCAGTCCAGGAAACACACCGTAGATAAGGGCCTCAAAGTCTTTGGTCAATGGGGTTAGACGTCTAGTTTACTGTTCCAGTGAACTGGCTTGAGGTCTCCTGGCACATCTCTGCGGCTCACTTTCTCAGTGTCTTGGAGCCTAGAAGCTCCTCTCTTCTGCCAGCACTGGAGCTAGAATGCAGGTGTTGAGAAATACATGCTCTCTCCTCCCCGTCACAGCACTGCTGGTAGATGGCACTGCTCCTAGCCCTTGTACTGAATGATTTTATGTGTCATGGTAGGAACGGGGTGCATTGGTAGAGACCTGCAGAAGCATATCACGGAcaataatattattgactataacCACCAATGCTCCTAATTCATCTACAAATGCCCTCAATAAGAATTCCTCATTGATATTTTCACTTTTagtctctcttctgtttctctgcctcacttAACACATTTTTTCTCCCTCCCGCCCAGTTGCAAATCTCAATTTCCAAATTTGTATTGCTTGGTCCATTCACAGTGAGTCAGCTCTCTGTTTTCACCTCTTCTTCCTGATCAAATTCTGTGCAACTTCATGCTCCACAAGCAAACAGGTCATCAAGGAATTTTTACACTTAGAACCATCTCCTTCATAGAGGCCACACCATTTTCCTCATATGCAAAAGCACCTGCAGACAGGTctcattttaaatagaatgtttgttttctatcttaCTACATTAATATCCCCAATAGAATGACGTCTGCTTTTCCATAGCACATTGAAACATCATTCCGTAGCCTTGGTGGAAAACAAAAGTACGACCTTATCTCGGATCTGCTTGGTTTTCACTCCATAGACAATGGGGTTGAGTGCAGGGGGAATAACTATGTAGAGGTTGGCAAACAGGATGTGGAAAGTGCGGGAGACATTGTGCCCAAAGCGATGCGCAAGGATGGAGAAAAAGGCGGGTGTATAAAACATGAGGATGACACAGACATGGGAACCACACGTGCCAAGGGCTTTGTGGCGGGCATCCCGGGAGGGGAGGCGGAAGACGGCACGGAGGATGAGGCTGTAAGAAACGGCAATGAGAATCACATCTGAGATGACCGTCATGATGGGGACACCAAAGCCATACCAGATGTTGACGGAGATGTCAGCACAGGCGAGCCGGGCAACACCTATGTGCTCACAGTATGTGTGCGGTATGATGCGTGTCCTGCAGAAAGGCAGGCGTGTGAGCAAGAATACAACTGGCAGGATAATGCAGAAGCTTCGAAAGGAGATGCCCACTGCAATCTTGATGATGGTCCTGGGAGTCAGAATAGTGGTGTACCTCAGGGGAGAGCAGATGGCCACGTAGCGGTCGAATGCCATGGCCAACAGTATAGCCGAGTCCAGCACAAAGCTGTAGTGCAGAAAGAATAACTGGGTCAGACAACCAGGAAAACTGATTTTCTGGGGACCAAGCCAGAAGATGGTAAGCGTTTTGGGGACACAAGTGGTAGACAGTATCAGATCTGTCATGGCCAgcatggaaaggaaaaagaacatggGTGCATGAAGACTATGTTCCACAGCAATGAGGTAGACAAGGATACTATTGCCCACAATGGCCGCGAGATAGATAAAGCAGAAGGGGATGCTGATCCAGACGTGGTACTGCCCGAGGCCAGGGACGCCCAAAAGGGTGAAGTCACCTGTGTGGTCGCTACTCAGGTTGTACATGGCCGGTGTGATTTGATGAATAGATTCTGTgtctgaaaaacaaattttgtataATAAACCTGAGAAAATTGTATAATTCTTCCTCCACTCTCTCCTTCCGGCTAGTTCTCTTCTTCCCTACCTGCCAAGAAAGAACCTCCCAGTTCTAGTAAGAGCAATACTCATGTCTTGAAAAAGATTTcccattaaaataagaaaagaagaggaaaggaaaggaaaagggaaaggaaaagagaaaaaggaaaggaaaggaaaagaaaaaaaggaaaagaaaggaaaggaaaggaaaggaaaggaaaggaaagggaagaaaaaaaagaaaggaaaggaaaggaaaggaaagggaagggaagagaagaaaagaaaagattcccTAGGCATGATACTTCTGGTAGTAATCACTCAGTCACTCTGGAATCTTCCAGCTGAACAAAATTGTATTCCTATGTTAATGACCAAGTGTTCCTTGGGTCAAAGTAAATTGTTTCTGTATAGACTTGAGTATAGATAAAAACAATCTAACCgcatgcagagaaagaaagaagcgaAGAAAGTGGGGAACAATTGGGAAAATAAGGAGACAATTGACAATTATGACTCCTATTACATAATAGGAGTCCAGGCTTTACaaagtattatctcatttaaagcaGTCTTCTGAGATATGTATCTTTTTCCCAACAAAAGCAGTTCAACTTTTTTGCAAGAAAGCTAAGAAggagcatggggcacctgggtggcgcagtcggttaaacgtctgacttcagccaggtcacaatcttgcggtccgtgagttcgagccccgtgtcaggctctgggctgatggctcagagcctggagcctgtttccgattctgtgtctccctctctctctgcccctcccccgttcatgctctgtctctctctgtcccaaaaataaataaacgttggaaaaaaaaaaaaaaaaagaaagctaagaaGGAGCAGGGCAAGTGAGGGTCTCTGCAGGAACTCCCATTGCTGTGTAGGACTGCCAGGCCAAGGTCTGTCTGCAAGGCAGGAGAGGATCAGCGTCCTGCCCCATTTGGTCCATTTTGTGACCAGGGGTCCAGGCCCTCCCTACTTGGAGCCCAGGTAGGAAAGAGCCTTTAGTGTTTCTTCCCAGGGTCTCCAGCAGAGTGTTCACACTGTGCTCAGAGTTGATACAAACCTTCTTGTTGGGCAGGTCAATGTCAAATTCAACTCCTCCCACCATATCGAGTGCCCTACTGACTGCTTAGAGCAGCCTTCATAGGTCCTGTCCATGGAGGACTTGTGCTTCAGCATGACTATGGATGTGGTCTCAGATATGTGTTTTTatccacctattttttttttacagaatctGAAACCTGAGAGATGATCTTTTCTAAGAGCTCATCTCTAGTAACTGGCAGAGCTAGCACATGCCAGTCCTCAGTTAATAATCATTTATGCTGTGGTGCCAGTCCAGGTGGTTGTCTCAGGTGACACACTCAGGTTGCCAAGGACTGAGAAGAGGCATGGGTTGTAGAGAAAGAAGACAGTACGGAAAAACCTAACACCAAACTGCAGTGTGCCCAGCACACTAACCCTATTCTGACTGCACTTACTCTCCTGATATCCCTTATACTATAGCATCTGGCATTTTCAGACCAGAATGTTCTCTGAGACTGATGTTTGGTACCTCACCATGGAGAACAATATGGAAATAGATATACAGCTCAACCTCCAGTCCCCTCTTAGGATTTACTGAGGAAATTGGTTCAAGTGTgcttttttttgtccttaaatatgtatttatattattgcattttaagataatattaatgaataaataaataatattttaagaggtTAACATATGTAGGAATGTTGTAGTTGACATTTGTCATTTTAGCCCATTTATCATCATTGTttcctagaataaaaaaaataatctttatcatgttttgaaggaaaataaactaTCCACAATAGCAGTATGATATAAGcaacgttatttatttatttatttatttatttgggagagctcaagcaggggacagggggaggggggaagagagaatcttaagcagggtccaagATCAGTGcggaacccaatgcagggttcgatcccatgaccatgggatcatgacctgagctgaaaccaagagtctgacaccgactgagccacccaggcacccctaagtggcATTATACCCCTTTTATAGAGACTAATATAGATGATAAATGGTCTATTTGAGTAAGACCAAAATCCAGATACCTCTGACTTCAAATTGTGTGTTTTAAACTATTCTATCATACTTCTTCCTCAAACTATACACATGTGgtttgaaaaaaggaaaggggaaacaaACTCTTGAAGACATGTATTCAAAGAGAGTGATTGAGGGCCCTCTAGTGAAAGAAATTTAGAATTGCTACATTCTGAAAACCAGGTCAAgataaaaagcaagcaaacaattTCTATAACAAAACTAATATTTTTGGAAACCTCCACAATACTATGCAAGTCTAAAGTTCTTTACGTGAAATAACTTCCGTAATCATCTTAAAACCctatgagaaaggaaataatgttaCCTACATTTTGAAGGTGCAGAAactcaggcacagagaagttaagtaacccGCCAAAGGCCACATGACAAGCAAATGTTACAGCTCCACATTAAACCTGAGAAGTCTTTACATAAACTGACACGTAATAAAATTCTCTGTAGAGTATATGGCAAATGGCACACGCATGATATCTGCATAGCAGAGGATATAAACTTAAGCCAcatgaagaaaacacagacaaatattgtatgatctcaaaGACAAATGCTGTGTTTGCAAACTAAAGCAACAAACATAACAACATGAAAGCATGGaactcatagacacagagaacagattggtggttgacAGAGGCGGGTGTAGGACGTGAGTCAAAGTGGTAAAGACCGTCAAAAGTATaaacttctaattataaaataaatgaggggaTGGAATGTGCAGTATGGTGGCTcgggttaataataataatgtaatgtaaaaacagatgaacacaagagaagggaagcaaaaacaatataaaaacagagaggggggagcaaaacataagagactcttaaatacagagaacatactgagggttgcttgaggggttgtgggtgggggatgggctaaatgggcaagggacattaaggaagacactttttgggatgagcactgggtgttatatttgGGGATGAATCacaggattctactcctgaaataattattgcactatatgctaactaacttgccagtaaatttatagaaacaaacaaacaaataaataaataaataaatgtattgcatacttgaaacttgctaagagagtagatcttcaaaattgtcatcacaagaaaaaaatttttcaactaTGTGCGGTAATATGTGTAACTGGGTGTATTGTGGTGATCATTATGCACCAAGTTTAACATCCTTCCCACTCATCTACCCCAAACTTTTCCCTCAATGTAGCATAACATCATCTTAGACAATTTCATTTTGTTACTGTGAAGTCAGGTGTCCAGTTCCACAGGTGTATCTTGAAGCACTAGAACTTAGAATTGACCTGCCTCACAAATCATACTTGTAGACATGCTACTTGTATCTGCTCAGGTATGTGGTTCAGTGATTATCATTTGTTCTTCAACAACCTTGAGCCCTCCAAGGTATTGATGCTTTCCATACTTTTTGTTCATTATCCTAGTGTCTCTGCATTACTCCTTTCTAGGTTAAATTCTAATTCATCACATTAAGCACTCTCTTACACATATTTTGCTTGCCCTTGATCCACTGACTTTCCATCAATATGTAGGCAAAACTCAACTCCTAGATTCACCAATAAAATAAGTCCTTCAGATCATTATGGAAAGGCACTTAACTAGACATGTTTGTGTTCCCATAAGTTCATGATCATCAACCTTCAATTTCACCCCCCCAACACTGCCCGATGACCCAGCAACATGATCTTATTCAGCTCAGTCTCCCtggatgactttttttccctACTTTTCTTCAAGCACGTCCACCAACTCCAACTCCCTCTTTCTCAACAGATCACCTTTCATTTTGCTTCACAGAGAAATTCAAAGCCATTGTATGTGAAATCATGTAAGACAGCCTCGCatctgtgcgtgcgtgtgtgtgtgtgtgtgtgtgtgtgtgtgag encodes the following:
- the LOC123602524 gene encoding olfactory receptor 52H1-like; the encoded protein is MYNLSSDHTGDFTLLGVPGLGQYHVWISIPFCFIYLAAIVGNSILVYLIAVEHSLHAPMFFFLSMLAMTDLILSTTCVPKTLTIFWLGPQKISFPGCLTQLFFLHYSFVLDSAILLAMAFDRYVAICSPLRYTTILTPRTIIKIAVGISFRSFCIILPVVFLLTRLPFCRTRIIPHTYCEHIGVARLACADISVNIWYGFGVPIMTVISDVILIAVSYSLILRAVFRLPSRDARHKALGTCGSHVCVILMFYTPAFFSILAHRFGHNVSRTFHILFANLYIVIPPALNPIVYGVKTKQIRDKVVLLFSTKATE